GAATACCCCGGTTTCTCGCTGGGCGTGGCGGTCTGCCGGTGGAATTATATTCACGTCCCCGTTACGTAGCCACAGTGAGCGTCAACGTCGATTCGCGCGTCGTTGCCCCCGGCGACGACGAACTCATGGGTGATGCCTGGCGACTCAAAGAGCGGATCCATAGCGAAGAGGGTGTGCTCAAGCAGCGACGCGGCTTCTTCACCGATGCCTACCGCCGCTCGACGGTCCACGTCTTCCTCGCCGGTGAGGAACTTGTCGGCTTCGCGACGGTCCGACGCGACGGCTACATCCTGTTTCTCGCCGTCTCCCCCGATTTCCGCGGCGAGGGCTTTGGCGAACGTCTCGTCGCCCGCGTCGCCGACGAACACGGATCGGTGACCTGCCACGCCCGCGCGACCAACGAGGACGCCCTCAAGTTCTACGAGTCGCTCGGCTTCGAAATCAAACGCCGTATCGAGAACTACTACGAGGACGGCGGCGATGCCTACTATCTCAAACTCGGCGACGACGAGAGTATCACGAAACGGCTGAGTGAACTCGTCAGACGGCGATAAGATGGCGCTACGCTCGTGG
This genomic window from Natranaeroarchaeum aerophilus contains:
- a CDS encoding GNAT family N-acetyltransferase, which produces MSVNVDSRVVAPGDDELMGDAWRLKERIHSEEGVLKQRRGFFTDAYRRSTVHVFLAGEELVGFATVRRDGYILFLAVSPDFRGEGFGERLVARVADEHGSVTCHARATNEDALKFYESLGFEIKRRIENYYEDGGDAYYLKLGDDESITKRLSELVRRR